The nucleotide window ATTTGCAGTTCGTGAAAAATCGCTTTTTACGGGCTGGCTCGAACAGCCGCATATGCAGACCCTCAAACAGACCCATATAAAAGGATATTCACGAAATATTTTTTTACGGGTCGGCTTTTGCGGGGTCTGCTCAGACACCGCCGCGTCGATCCGCAAACAAAAAACATTCAATTCTCGCATTTGACATAGGTTCTCACAAAtaagttcaaattcaaacaacATAACACAATTTTACGCGCAAATAAAAGCCAAGTTCAGTAGGACAAACACAAAAGAGGGCCTTGCCAAAGTGACACCCATGTCCGGCATCATCTTGGTCGATCTTCACTCCGCGTCATCGAGTCCATCTTGAAGTTCATCACCACCACCAAATCCATCTCCGGCGCTTGTTCTAACTCCCGCACCAAAATCATCGACATTGCCACCATATGGAGCAGAGAAAACATCTCTGGAACTGTAACACGCACCGACCGACGCAACCATTCTcctcttcaagatttctctcctTGCCATAGCTGCCATGTTTTGGTGAGATCGTTCATGTCATTGCGGTTCATTGACATGATCTTGTTCTCTTCGGCGAGCAACTTGGACATGGCTTTGTTTTCAATGGCGCGTGCTCTTCTCTCCTCAATGGTAGCTTTGCGCAGCCCCTCTTTCTTGAGCAATTGCCACTTTTCTTGCTTCTCCTTTGCCTTCTTCTCGGCCAACTCTTTCTTAATCTCCAACGACTTCAACAACATCAACTCGTTTGATTGCACCATGGCATCAATCTTCTCCCTCAAGCTCGATGCTTCTTGCTCTCTCTTCATCTTCTCCTTAGTCTTCTTGTCGCCATCGGGCTTGTTCAAATTTCTTGggccatcatcatcctcatcttcatccATGTTTGTAAGTGAGCCTCTCTT belongs to Triticum urartu cultivar G1812 chromosome 7, Tu2.1, whole genome shotgun sequence and includes:
- the LOC125521212 gene encoding uncharacterized protein LOC125521212, coding for MTLMQVVELIANSEPHVPFLDTKLTMLFRDKIAQHGYKDMQASEGKFFKLEHCWDLLQKCEKWKLIGKESPPKRGSLTNMDEDEDDDGPRNLNKPDGDKKTKEKMKREQEASSLREKIDAMVQSNELMLLKSLEIKKELAEKKAKEKQEKWQLLKKEGLRKATIEERRARAIENKAMSKLLAEENKIMSMNRNDMNDLTKTWQLWQGEKS